A part of Rhodamnia argentea isolate NSW1041297 chromosome 8, ASM2092103v1, whole genome shotgun sequence genomic DNA contains:
- the LOC115735394 gene encoding zinc finger A20 and AN1 domain-containing stress-associated protein 3-like, translating into MAEEHRFQAQQLCANNCGFFGSPTTQNLCSKCYRDLQLKERRSTDAKLALNQTLTPASASASASAAAASSPPAISTAPPAAPSPPAAEGREAAPPAAAGGPSRCAACRRRVGLTGFKCRCGVTFCGSHRYPEQHGCGFDFKAMGREQISKANPVVVAEKLEKI; encoded by the coding sequence ATGGCGGAAGAGCACCGGTTCCAGGCCCAGCAGCTCTGCGCCAACAACTGCGGCTTCTTCGGCAGCCCGACCACGCAGAACCTCTGCTCCAAATGCTACCGCGACCTCCAGCTCAAGGAGCGGCGGTCGACGGACGCGAAGCTCGCCCTCAACCAGACCTTGACccccgcctccgcctccgcctccgcctccgccgcagctgcgtcctcgccgcccgccATCTCGACGGCTCCGCCCGCGGCTCCTTCGCCGCCGGCCGCGGAAGGTCGCGAGGCCGCTCCGCCTGCCGCGGCGGGGGGCCCCAGCAGGTGCGCCGCGTGCAGGCGGCGCGTGGGCCTCACGGGGTTCAAGTGCCGGTGCGGCGTGACGTTCTGCGGGTCCCACAGGTACCCGGAGCAGCACGGGTGCGGCTTCGACTTCAAGGCGATGGGGAGGGAGCAGATCTCGAAGGCCAACCCCGTCGTGGTCGCCGAGAAGCTCGAGAAGATATGA